A section of the Humulus lupulus chromosome 2, drHumLupu1.1, whole genome shotgun sequence genome encodes:
- the LOC133814253 gene encoding uncharacterized protein LOC133814253 produces the protein MSVDFKLSEDSTLTTRYHVLRSISSTIESMRKNINSYHLLDEDISFDGNEFQYREIDDELGVEILEEDITSSRSLNSEQQQVYNVVLEKVLSNQNVAFFVDGTSGTGKTFLYKALLATVRSRNLVALATASSGVVASILLGGRTAHLRFKLPLDTDEKTTCCVSKQSALANLLRAAKLIIWDEAPMTRKQHIEALDKMVRDINDSDVVFGGKIVVFRGDF, from the coding sequence ATGTCAGTTGATTTCAAATTATCCGAAGATTCTACATTGACTACAAGATATCACGTATTAAGATCAATCTCTTCTACAATTGAATCAATGAGGAAAAACATTAACTCTTACCATCTTCTTGATGAAGACATTTCTTTCGATGGAAATGAATTTCAATATAGAGAAATCGATGATGAGTTGGGTGTTGAAATTCTAGAAGAAGATATTACATCTTCAAGATCACTTAATAGTGAGCAACAACAAGTGTATAATGTAGTGTTGGAAAAAGTTTTATCAAACCAAAATGTTGCATTCTTTGTAGATGGCACAAGTGGGACAGGGAAAACATTCCTATACAAGGCACTTCTGGCAACAGTACGATCAAGAAACTTGGTAGCACTTGCAACTGCTTCATCAGGTGTGGTTGCATCTATACTTCTAGGAGGTCGAACAGCTCACTTACGCTTTAAGCTTCCACTTGATACTGACGAAAAAACCACATGTTGTGTGAGCAAACAAAGTGCACTCGCAAACCTTCTTCGTGCAGCAAAATTAATAATATGGGATGAGGCACCGATGACAAGAAAACAACACATAGAGGCATTAGACAAAATGGTACGAGACATCAATGATTCTGACGTAGTCTTCGGTGGAAAGATTGTTGTTTTCAGGGGAGATTTTTGA
- the LOC133814254 gene encoding uncharacterized protein LOC133814254: MMHGPCGILNPSNVCMKGNRGCKNNYPKNYASATTVGNDCFPIYRRSNNGMTVKGRGQNLDSRWVVPYNPYLLATFDSHINVEIFSTIKVVKYLYKYIYKGHDRVAFNLVFETNNQQVDEIQQFQSAQWIAPPEAMWRIYGFIINEMSPTVYSLHLHLEDQHPVTFRANIDLINILNLDRSWKNYANTILFIKSSR; the protein is encoded by the coding sequence ATGATGCATGGACCATGTGGAATATTGAATCCATCAAATGTTTGCATGAAAGGAAATCGTGGATGCAAAAATAATTATCCAAAGAATTATGCATCTGCAACAACTGTTGGAAACGATTGCTTCCCAATATATAGGCGCTCAAACAATGGAATGACTGTGAAGGGTCGAGGACAAAATCTAGATAGTCGTTGGGTTGTTCCATACAACCCGTATCTCCTTGCAACATTTGACTCTCACATTAATGTAGAGATTTTTTCTACAATAAAAGTAGTGAAATATCTTTACAAGTACATTTATAAAGGTCATGATCGTGTCGCTTTCAACTTGGTTTTTGAAACAAACAATCAACAAGTTGATGAAATCCAACAATTCCAGTCAGCCCAATGGATTGCTCCCCCAGAAGCAATGTGGAGAATATATGGATTTATTATCAATGAGATGTCCCCAACAGTGTATAGTTTGCATTTACATCTGGAGGATCAACACCCGGTCACTTTCCGAGCAAACATCGATCTAATTAACATCCTCAATTTAGACCGTTCTTGGAAAAACTATGCTAACACAATTCTTTTCATTAAATCGAGTAGATGA
- the LOC133814255 gene encoding uncharacterized protein LOC133814255, protein MEPSIVTQLINILHINPYSIFFRSLGDLPDLEKQIIHIKTDVGLDQRVFNAPTSSQVAVIWVENDDGDQPRGCNILVYNHSGGNYKVQYYFGCYDPLQYPILFPFGDTGLNKQRKCPIVSCCEYYCYKLQIRENVRSILLFSGRLLQQFVVDMHVKIETSRLDSFRGKQQRIRSELYQGIVDTITLRETNPSNVGKQIILPSSFIGGPRDMRKRYMEAMDLVQRYGKSDTFLTMTCNPNWPEITNGLSPHEEIQTRPDSVARVFHAKLEELKDQLFKRQIFGKVSAYVYVIEHQKRGLPHAHFLIILQNEWKLHSP, encoded by the exons ATGGAGCCATCAATTGTAACCCAGCTCATCAATATTCTTCACATCAATccttattccattttttttcgtTCACTTGGAGATCTCCCTGATTTGGAAAAACAAATCATTCATATAAAAACAGATGTTGGGCTTGATCAACGTGTATTCAATGCTCCTACATCCTCACAAGTTGCAGTGATATGGGTCGAAAATGATGACGGAGATCAACCAAGAGGATGTAACATTCTTGTGTATAACCATTCTGGTGGAAATTATAAAGTTCAGTATTACTTTGGGTGTTATGATCCACTGCAATATCCGATATTATTTCCTTTCGGTGATACTG GATTAAACAAACAAAGAAAGTGCCCAATAGTTTCATGTTGCGAATATTATTGCTACAAGTTGCAAATAAGAGAAAATGTCAGATCAATTTTGTTGTTTTCTGGTCGATTATTGCAGCAATTTGTAGTAGATATGCATGTGAAGATCGAGACCTCAAGACTAGATTCTTTTAGAGGCAAGCAACAACGTATTCGATCAGAGTTATATCAAGGTATTGTTGATACAATTACGCTTAGGGAAACAAATCCTTCTAATGTTGGGAAACAGATTATACTCCCATCTTCTTTTATTGGAGGTCCAAGAGACATGAGAAAAAGATATATGGAAGCAATGGATTTAGTTCAACGTTACGGCAAATCTGACACTTTCTTAACGATGACATGCAATCCAAATTGGCCAGAAATTACAAATGGACTAAGTCCACACGAGGAGATTCAAACTCGACCTGATTCAGTTGCTCGAGTTTTTCATGCAAAATTGGAAGAATTAAAGGACCAGTTATTCAAAAGGCAAATATTCGGAAAAGTTTCAGCATATGTCTATGTTATTGAGCACCAAAAAAGGGGTCTTCCGCATGCCCACTTTTTAATTATCTTACAAAATGAGTGGAAACTCCACTCACCATAA